A window of Angustibacter sp. Root456 contains these coding sequences:
- a CDS encoding carbohydrate kinase — MTAPVLVVGESLVDVVVREGLDGAERVERHVGGSPANVAIGLGRLGHDVALATCLGRDADGDLVRARLAEDGVRLIEGSASAARTSTATARLDATGSATYEFDLVWDLLPVDVTDAGHVHTGSIAAALMPGSAAVSVALHGARAQGATTSYDPNLRPAVIGSADDERPAVEALVAASDVVKASEEDVAWLYSAHTVEQVGRLWLDLGPSLVVVTLGGEGAITWHRNAPDAPIRVAPQRVQVVDTVGAGDSFMSGLLSGLVDAGLLGHGRRDSLRASSPDDVRPALERAVTTSAITCSRAGSNPPTRAELP, encoded by the coding sequence ATGACGGCACCCGTGCTCGTCGTGGGCGAGTCGCTGGTCGACGTCGTGGTCCGCGAGGGCCTCGACGGCGCCGAGCGCGTCGAGCGCCACGTGGGCGGCAGCCCGGCCAACGTCGCGATCGGCCTGGGCCGCCTCGGCCACGACGTCGCCCTGGCCACGTGCCTCGGTCGCGACGCCGACGGCGACCTGGTGCGGGCGCGGCTGGCCGAGGACGGCGTCCGGCTGATCGAGGGGTCGGCGTCCGCGGCCCGGACGTCGACCGCCACCGCCCGCCTGGACGCCACCGGCTCGGCCACCTACGAGTTCGACCTCGTCTGGGACCTCCTGCCCGTCGACGTCACCGACGCCGGCCACGTGCACACTGGCTCGATCGCCGCGGCCCTCATGCCGGGTTCGGCCGCCGTGAGCGTCGCCCTGCACGGTGCCCGCGCGCAGGGCGCCACGACGTCGTACGACCCGAACCTGCGCCCGGCGGTCATCGGCTCCGCGGACGACGAGCGGCCAGCCGTCGAGGCGCTCGTCGCCGCGTCCGACGTCGTGAAGGCCAGCGAGGAGGACGTCGCCTGGCTGTACTCGGCGCACACCGTCGAGCAGGTGGGTCGGCTGTGGCTCGACCTCGGGCCCTCGCTCGTGGTGGTGACCCTCGGCGGCGAGGGTGCGATCACGTGGCACCGCAACGCGCCGGATGCGCCGATCCGCGTTGCGCCGCAACGGGTGCAGGTGGTCGACACCGTCGGCGCCGGTGACTCGTTCATGTCCGGGCTGCTCTCGGGGCTGGTGGACGCCGGGCTGCTGGGTCACGGCCGTCGTGACTCGCTGCGGGCCAGCTCACCGGACGACGTCCGGCCGGCCCTCGAGCGCGCGGTGACGACGTCCGCGATCACCTGCTCGCGCGCCGGCTCGAACCCGCCCACCCGCGCCGAGCTTCCCTAG
- the glpX gene encoding class II fructose-bisphosphatase: protein MPDDRTESAELPQALQVTPEHPDRNLALELVRVTEAAAMAGGRWVGRGDKNGADGAAVGAMRALIGTVSMNGVVVIGEGEKDNAPMLFNGEQVGDGSGPECDVAVDPIDGTSLCANGQPNAVAVMAVAERGSMYDPSAVFYMEKLVTGPEAADAVDITLSVAENIDRVAQAKNETPEDVTVVILDRPRHAQIIEEVRATGARIRLISDGDVAGAIMAARPDTGVDLLLGIGGTPEGIIAACAITCLGGTIQGRLWPRDDAEKSKMAASGDELGRVLHTGDLVSGENVFFVATGITDGELLRGVRYRAGGATTHSLVMRSKSGTIRVIESHHRLGKLKAYSAVDFEHGR, encoded by the coding sequence ATGCCCGACGACCGCACCGAGTCCGCCGAGCTGCCGCAGGCCCTGCAGGTGACGCCGGAGCACCCCGACCGCAACCTGGCGCTGGAGCTGGTGCGCGTCACCGAGGCTGCGGCGATGGCCGGCGGCCGCTGGGTCGGCCGGGGCGACAAGAACGGCGCGGACGGCGCGGCGGTCGGCGCCATGCGCGCCCTGATCGGCACGGTGTCGATGAACGGCGTCGTGGTGATCGGCGAGGGCGAGAAGGACAACGCGCCCATGCTCTTCAACGGCGAGCAGGTCGGCGACGGGTCCGGCCCCGAGTGCGACGTCGCGGTCGACCCGATCGACGGCACCAGCCTGTGCGCGAACGGCCAGCCCAACGCCGTCGCGGTGATGGCCGTGGCCGAGCGCGGCTCGATGTACGACCCCTCCGCGGTGTTCTACATGGAGAAGCTCGTCACCGGCCCGGAGGCCGCGGACGCCGTCGACATCACGCTGTCGGTGGCCGAGAACATCGACCGGGTCGCCCAGGCGAAGAACGAGACGCCCGAGGACGTCACGGTCGTGATCCTCGACCGGCCGCGGCACGCGCAGATCATCGAGGAGGTGCGGGCCACCGGCGCCCGCATCCGCCTCATCTCCGACGGCGACGTCGCGGGCGCGATCATGGCGGCGCGGCCCGACACCGGCGTCGACCTGCTGCTCGGCATCGGCGGGACGCCCGAGGGCATCATCGCGGCCTGCGCGATCACGTGCCTCGGCGGCACCATCCAGGGCCGGTTGTGGCCCCGCGACGACGCCGAGAAGTCCAAGATGGCGGCCTCGGGCGACGAGCTCGGGCGGGTGCTGCACACCGGCGACCTCGTGAGCGGCGAGAACGTGTTCTTCGTCGCCACCGGCATCACCGACGGCGAGCTGCTGCGCGGCGTCCGGTACCGCGCGGGCGGAGCCACGACGCACTCGCTCGTGATGCGCTCCAAGAGCGGCACGATCCGCGTCATCGAGAGCCACCACCGACTCGGCAAGCTCAAGGCGTACAGCGCCGTGGACTTCGAGCACGGTCGCTGA
- a CDS encoding DUF4245 domain-containing protein: MSSEPGAVDGQPTVRPDDELERARELAAVRRARRARAPWTSMVLSLAVVLAIVVVLVLMVPRVNGVTQPPVDVGLGARVAATKVEFTPSVPTGLPQGWRATSVRTTRSTADVITWHAGYQSPSNQYAAVEQGQDAPRAWVAQQTNHGRADGTQQVAGQTWQRYSGGRNVQNSLVLTSGKVTTIVTGTASFDELAVLAASLRPAP; the protein is encoded by the coding sequence GTGAGCAGCGAGCCCGGTGCCGTGGACGGTCAGCCGACGGTGCGACCCGACGACGAGCTCGAGCGCGCCCGCGAGCTGGCCGCAGTGCGGCGGGCCCGGCGCGCTCGCGCCCCGTGGACCTCGATGGTGCTGTCGCTCGCCGTCGTGCTGGCCATCGTCGTGGTGCTGGTGCTCATGGTGCCGCGGGTCAACGGCGTCACCCAGCCGCCGGTCGACGTCGGGCTGGGGGCGCGCGTGGCCGCCACGAAGGTGGAGTTCACGCCCTCGGTGCCCACCGGACTGCCCCAGGGCTGGCGGGCGACGAGCGTGCGCACCACGCGTTCGACGGCCGACGTCATCACCTGGCACGCCGGCTACCAGAGCCCGAGCAACCAGTACGCCGCCGTCGAGCAGGGTCAGGACGCACCCCGGGCCTGGGTGGCGCAGCAGACCAACCACGGTCGGGCTGACGGCACCCAGCAGGTGGCGGGCCAGACGTGGCAGCGCTACTCCGGCGGACGCAACGTCCAGAACAGCCTGGTGCTCACCAGCGGCAAGGTCACCACGATCGTCACCGGCACCGCGTCGTTCGACGAGCTCGCGGTGCTGGCGGCCAGCCTGCGCCCGGCTCCCTGA
- a CDS encoding metallophosphoesterase — protein MTTRLLLLADTHVPKRARDLPAQVWSEVERADVVVHAGDWVDVRLLDAVQARARRLVAVWGNNDHGSLRERLTEVARVEVDGVRFAVVHETGPAAGRERRCAERFPGDDVLVFGHSHIPWDSTTDSGLRLLNPGSPTDRRRQPHCTYLTVAVSDGRLHDLTLHRVAR, from the coding sequence GTGACCACTCGGCTGCTGCTGCTCGCTGACACCCACGTGCCGAAGCGCGCGCGTGACCTGCCCGCCCAGGTGTGGAGCGAGGTCGAGCGCGCCGACGTCGTCGTGCACGCCGGTGACTGGGTCGACGTGCGGTTGCTGGACGCCGTGCAGGCTCGGGCCAGGCGACTGGTGGCGGTGTGGGGCAACAACGACCACGGTTCGCTGCGCGAGCGGCTCACCGAGGTGGCTCGCGTAGAGGTCGACGGCGTGCGCTTCGCCGTGGTGCACGAGACGGGACCCGCAGCGGGTCGCGAACGCCGGTGCGCCGAGCGGTTCCCAGGCGACGACGTGCTGGTGTTCGGGCACAGCCACATCCCGTGGGACAGCACGACCGACTCCGGGCTGCGGCTGCTCAACCCCGGCTCACCCACTGACCGGCGCCGTCAGCCGCACTGCACGTACCTGACGGTCGCGGTGAGCGACGGCCGGTTGCACGACCTGACGCTGCACCGCGTGGCGCGCTAG
- a CDS encoding GNAT family N-acetyltransferase, whose protein sequence is MSAPLARRATAADVAELVRLRGVMFASMGESHDGLWVHECHRFFVEHLGGGRLAASVVEAPDGAGLAACAVGMVDLRLPSPTRRGPVGHISSVATDERWRRRGFARAAVSDLLGWFVEQGAGRVQLSASRDGEGLYRSLGFAERRQPTLSWQPEG, encoded by the coding sequence ATGAGCGCACCCCTCGCCCGCCGGGCTACCGCCGCCGACGTCGCCGAACTGGTCCGCCTACGGGGTGTCATGTTCGCGTCGATGGGCGAGTCCCACGACGGGCTCTGGGTGCACGAGTGCCACCGCTTCTTCGTCGAGCACCTGGGCGGCGGCCGGCTGGCCGCCAGCGTCGTCGAGGCCCCGGACGGCGCAGGGCTGGCCGCGTGCGCCGTGGGCATGGTCGACCTGCGCCTGCCGTCGCCCACGCGCCGTGGGCCCGTGGGTCACATCAGCTCGGTGGCCACCGATGAGCGGTGGCGCCGCCGCGGCTTCGCGCGCGCCGCGGTGAGCGACCTGCTCGGTTGGTTCGTCGAGCAGGGCGCGGGCCGGGTGCAGCTGAGTGCGAGCAGGGACGGCGAGGGCCTCTACCGCTCGCTGGGGTTCGCCGAGCGCCGCCAGCCGACGCTCAGCTGGCAGCCAGAGGGCTGA
- a CDS encoding exodeoxyribonuclease VII small subunit, which yields MPAAKKKPADDPLDELSYEQARDELLDVVRRLEAGGTSLEESLALWERGEALADRCQRWLDGARARLDRARDSESDSESQSESE from the coding sequence GTGCCAGCCGCGAAGAAGAAGCCCGCCGACGACCCGCTCGACGAGCTCAGCTACGAGCAGGCCCGCGACGAGCTGCTCGACGTCGTCCGGCGCCTCGAGGCAGGCGGCACGAGCCTGGAGGAGTCGCTCGCCCTGTGGGAGCGCGGCGAGGCCCTGGCCGACCGCTGCCAGCGCTGGCTCGACGGCGCCCGCGCCCGCCTCGACCGCGCGCGCGACTCCGAGTCTGACTCCGAGTCCCAGTCCGAGTCCGAGTAG
- a CDS encoding NAD-dependent epimerase/dehydratase family protein: MRRAIVLGGNGQVGSACSRQLVSAGWQVTSTGLTEHRFPHDLRDAGVTFIQSDRYNADDLHDVLRRGAEVVVDCVGYTAAHARLLLPFSHSIGSMVFISSKAVYVDDQGRHSNSDVPPEFGAPVTEEQPTVAPASDIDYDSREGYGRNKVAAEQVLLDSDLRVSVLRPSRIHGVGAARPREWVFAKRVLDRRSHVVLAHAGRGLNHPTAAVNLAALVEFCAMNLARASSTAQTPTHRTA; the protein is encoded by the coding sequence GTGCGAAGAGCAATCGTCCTGGGCGGCAACGGGCAGGTTGGTAGTGCGTGTTCGCGGCAACTGGTCTCGGCAGGTTGGCAGGTCACGTCCACGGGGCTCACCGAGCACCGTTTCCCGCACGATCTACGGGACGCCGGTGTCACGTTCATCCAGTCCGACCGCTACAACGCCGACGACCTCCACGATGTGCTCCGTCGAGGTGCAGAGGTCGTGGTCGACTGCGTCGGATACACCGCGGCCCATGCCCGACTACTTCTTCCGTTCAGTCACAGCATCGGGTCGATGGTGTTCATCTCAAGCAAGGCCGTCTACGTCGACGATCAGGGCCGACACTCCAACTCCGATGTGCCTCCTGAGTTCGGTGCTCCGGTGACTGAGGAGCAGCCGACGGTGGCGCCGGCCTCGGATATCGACTACGACTCCCGCGAGGGATACGGGCGCAACAAGGTGGCTGCTGAACAGGTTCTGCTGGACTCTGACCTGCGGGTCAGCGTCCTGCGGCCTTCGCGGATTCACGGTGTTGGGGCCGCACGCCCGCGCGAATGGGTCTTCGCCAAGCGTGTGCTCGACCGTCGATCGCACGTAGTGCTCGCTCATGCAGGCCGGGGACTCAACCACCCGACCGCAGCAGTCAATCTGGCCGCGCTCGTAGAGTTCTGCGCGATGAACCTGGCACGCGCATCCTCAACAGCGCAGACCCCGACGCACCGGACGGCCTGA